In one window of Hyla sarda isolate aHylSar1 chromosome 1, aHylSar1.hap1, whole genome shotgun sequence DNA:
- the TDO2 gene encoding tryptophan 2,3-dioxygenase produces the protein MTSVLDTGEDIRAQTMSGCPFMRTRNPYTFSELSLEDKNGDNAQEGLNKASRGGLIYGDYLQLHKVLDAQELQSEKKGNKIHDEHLFIVTHQAYELWFKQIMWELDSVREIFQNEHVRDERNMLKVVTRIHRISMILKLLVEQFSVLETMTPMDFYDFREYLTPASGFQSLQFRLLENKIGVPESLRVPYNRRHYRDNFKGKENELLLKSEEEPTLLGLVEAWLERTPGLEEVGFNFWGKLQVNIFQGLEEEIQKAKARPDSEDKEEQLAELQKQKEVFTALFDEKRHEHLLSKGERRLSYKALQGALMIYFYREEPRFQVPFQLLTSLMDIDILMTKWRYNHVCMVHRMIGNKTGTGGSSGYHYLRSTVSDRYKVFVDLFNLSTFLVPRHWVPRLNPSFHKFLYTAECCDSSYFSSDDSD, from the exons ATGACCAGTGTATTGGACACTGGAGAAGACATCAGAGCACAAACCATGAGTGGCTGTCCATTTATGAGAACAAGGAATCC GTACACTTTCAGTGAGCTGTCTCTGGAAGATAAAAATGGGGACAATGCCCAAGAAGGACTGAATAAGGCCAGCAGAGGAGGACTGATATATGGGGACTATTTACAA cttcatAAAGTGTTAGATGCCCAGGAGCTACAGAgtgaaaaaaagggaaataaaatcCACGATGAGCACCTGTTCATAGTCACTCACCAAG caTATGAACTTTGGTTTAAGCAAATAATGTGGGAACTGGATTCTGTCAGAGAAATTTTCCAAAACGAACAC GTCAGAGATGAAAGAAATATGCTGAAAGTTGTGACTCGTATTCATCGCATTTCTATGATTCTTAAACTATTGGTTGAACAATTCTCAGTTCTAGAAACAATGACGCCCATGGATTTCTATGATTTTAG GGAATACTTGACACCTGCATCTGGCTTCCAGAGCTTGCAGTTTCGACTGCTTGAAAATAAAATTGGTGTTCCAGAAAGTCTGAGAGTCCCATACAATAGACGCCATTATCGTGATAATTTTAAGGGAAAAGAGAATGAATTACTTCTTAAATCTGAGGAGGAACCTACGCTTCTGGGCCTTGTAGAG GCATGGCTAGAACGAACACCAGGATTGGAGGAGGTTGGCtttaatttttggggaaaactacaGGTCAATATATTTCAAGGATTAGAGGAGGAGATCCAAAAGGCTAAG GCCAGACCAGATTCAGAAGACAAAGAGGAACAGTTGGCAGAGCTTCAGAAACAAAAAGAAGTCTTTACAGCCTTGTTTGATGAGAAACGACATGAACATCTTCTCAGCAAAG GAGAAAGAAGATTATCATATAAAGCATTACAAGGGGCTTTGATGATATATTTCTACAG GGAGGAGCCACGATTCCAGGTTCCATTTCAACTCCTGACTTCTCTGATGGACATTGATATTTTAATGACCAAATGGAGAT ATAATCATGTTTGCATGGTGCACAGAATGATAGGAAATAAAACTGGAACTGGTGGTTCATCTGGCTATCATTACTTGCGTTCAACAGTGAG TGACAGATACAAAGTTTTTGTTGATCTCTTCAACCTCTCAACCTTTTTGGTGCCAAGGCATTGGGTTCCTCGACTAAACCCAAGCTTCCA